The DNA window TTGGATCCGGCTACCATTTCTAGCGCCTATTCCCGGCAATCCCCGAGTGTTTCCAATTGCAAACAGGTAAGTTTGATTAAAGTATGCATCGAAGGAAAtgatagaaattattttatgtttttcacAAGATTAGTTAACTAATGGATTGTCCGATGGCAGGTGGCGTAGCTGGGACCGTGAAAACTATGCCTACCGATATAATTATCATGCGCACTAGGAGGTTGTTGGACGATCTACAAGAAGGACATGTATGTTGTAAAATCTGGAGTGAATTAATTGTAAAATCTACCATGAAAACTaagttgttattatttaaaaattaagttgTACTATTTACTTAATGAGTATGTCAATTAGGTTGTTACtactatttaaaaattaagttgTATTATTTACTTAATGAGTATGTTAATTATCGAATATGTTAATTACGTTATTATGACTATTTTTCTATCGAGTATGTTAATCAGGTTTGAAATGAATACAAGCACGAGTTGGTAAATTTAAATGTCAATGTAAATTCAAATGAAATGTAAAAAAGGTAACTACTACTCTTTCATTGCCTTGATTACTGCCTCCCTTGAACTGAATTCCATCCCACTGTGAACTCACCATCCGCCACAACAGGAAGCactatatacattaaaaataataaatccttTTATTGTGTACTCAGTAATAAATCATTTATTacaactaaattaataaacacACTTTACCATGTAAGATAATAATAGTCTTTTTTATCGCTATTCTATCTATGTAAAGAACAACTAATTATAACTCATAACAAAgaactattaattaataaaaaaactaaatgcTATGCTCACAAATGACTATCCACATATCACATATATTACTTATTTGACATAATGATCTGCTACTTAAGAGTTTCATACAGCTATCTAGCTTTATGCACCTGGATTCATATATTGCGGAAACTCCGGTGCGTGCATAGCCTCCAAATTCAACGACCGCATGAAAGAAGGCTCCTGAAACGGATGCGGGTTTGCTAGTACATCTGCAACTGCCGCCACATCTGTGTTCATGGCGCCGCCAACTTCATCTTCGTCTTCACCTGGACCAACGATCTCAtagttattttcaaattcatcctcGCTTTCACTATTATAATCTTCAAACACAATGTTACGGTCCGCTTCAGATTGctcaaactcaacatacaactcGATATAAGACATTCGGTGGCAATTTTCcatatacattgaaaacattTCATGCATACTCGCTTCATCCGTCACGTATTTGGTCTGAAATTGAACGAACCCACCAAATACAGATAAAGGATATCTGTACAAAATACAGGATACTCTCCTAGATCTTTGTGAAtctatcttctcacaaatcaAACCTTTCAATTCCACAAATGACAATGTGAATGGAATAACAACATTTACTGAATTTTTACACACAACTTGAACTCTTTTATATGCTTGCAACAAAATCTGCCCGCAACAATAAATCTTCAACATAACTCTATCATCCATATCAGTATACGTACTTGCCTATTCTCACACTCACTGAAATTTTTTCTACAAGAATGACGGAAAAGAATAAGAGGACAGGAGGAAGAACATCAGTTGAGACTGAGACCGGCGATGAAGAAATGAGGCTTCTatgatcttttttcattttatgtGAGCAGTTACAGACAAATCGGACCCACCGACCGCGTACCACAAAAATCGCTCGGTCCGATTGGTGCACTCccgtattaaaaaaaaaaattctgtcCGAAATCAGTGGGTCCGATTACTATGCTATCTGTTTATAAAATAGGACTCCTACAAATCAGTAGGTCCGATTTGATATCTCTTTCTTACACAAATCGGTGGGACTGATTTGTGTTCCTTCATCTCTCTTCCACAAATCGGTAGGACCAATTTGTgttccctcctctctctccttgAAATCGGACCCACCGATTTCTACACCcccaaatttctaaaaataacgcCGTCATAACAGTGTAATTCCCCTCTAATGATCATAATGCAGCATAACTCATACCACTAAGGGTGTGTTTGGCAACCACGTTGAAAGAAGAAAAGCACATTACAACTTCTTGAATGCTTCATTTTTTGTTTGGCTAATTTTTGTATCTATAAACGCAGAAGTGATTTTGGTTACAAAACCACGTTTACAAGAAGTAAGAATTTATAGCTTCTGCGTTGCACTAACTGGCTTTTAGCCACTGacatttaacttttattttttttttaccaactttatcctttatacatattattatattacttatagaattattattatttctctttacatgagttttttttctattatttattatttatattttttattaattttttatttgacattaacacttttataattgtgatttttgtgtattatgtttgttattatctttttataatataatttattttaatataaaattaccaaacataaatcatattaacacaaatttatttttatccaaaatcaattttataaaatcatttTATTCAAACTCCAATTTTATCaactaaaattcaaacacaCACTAAAtcgtataaaaaaaatcagccgCTACTTGTTAGTTCATACTTCATAGTTGCGTTGGGAACATGTGTTGAATTttgcaataaaagaaaagaaaagaaaaagcaaaacaaaGAATATGAATACAATAATATGATGAAGGTGTCACGGGTGAAGACTGAGTCTTAAGGGAGTGGTTCGCTTGttattcttcctcttcttcattcAGCATTTCagcatataaataataaattaataatatatctaTCTACTTTTCATCAATCCATTCattatttcattattctttttcttgtacAATGTCCACGTGATACTCGTGACTCATGATTACTGCACCTTTGATCCTTCTTTACGAAACACCCTTCCCCTTTATCAACAATTACAAATTCTAACCTCTACATGACTacatcaattatcaatcactagTGGACTAAATCCCCCCATTAATTTTTCAGATTCATGATTTACACCGATTTGATATTCGAgattctaattattttattgtcgTTTCTCATATTAAATTTCGAACACTATAGTATTTATTCGATTCTTTTTTTTGATAATGACTCAGTAAATAAAGTAACGAGCTAATACTCCTTTTTTTTGTTccgtttctatttttttttattttagggataaaatttttgaataatttcattaatttctgatgattttttaaaactgagaccagaaaatttcttttacttcttctatagaccatattttttattagcAAATTTATTCTTCTAACAggatataaaattttatgagaagaaaaagaagaaaaaaaggggaTAAAGAAGATTACTGGAGTGAAACAtgtgagagaaaagaaagaaaaaaaatagtggaACAAATTTTTAGGTGGAGAAATTATTTCCCTATTATTAAGAATGAAATATTGGGatgcattaataaaaaataaaaaaaattgggaatatataaaaagaattacaaaaaaaattcttcttattattattttatgtatcgattatttttatttctttaaattcatATATGATTTGTACACAGGAaatactttttttgttttggtctctataaatagattttaattttgagttgCATAAAGTTTTaacattatataatttaatctgACCAAAAGATTTATttaaaccttgttttaaataatTACTAGTTATACGTCCTTATTAACTGTGAAATAATAATTTcgagataataatttaaattagtaacagtatacatataattaaaatcataattgaggttgataataaatttatttaaaatttatgttcTATTAAAAATGTTAATTCCTTTCTTTGGAAAAAGTTAGTATTaattttggttttaaaaagcaaatatatttgaaattaaagGCAATGGACTGGGTCTCGAGTACAATGCTGTTTCCGTCTAGATAGAACGTGTTAGACCCACATTGAGCCCATATTTTCCTTCCAAATTCCGACACAGACCAGTCAAAACTCTGAATCAGCGACAGCGCGACCAAATCATATGCACAAGTTTCTTATCTAGACCAAATTGATACAAACATGGTTATTTAAAGAATTTTATGACTGACTAAGATATTAACGAAATAATTGTTTTTTGTTAGTTTCTAATATAGTCAAAGTATTGAACTTCTAGAGTTACAAGTAGAAAGCATTTAAGATTTCACAATAGTGGACACTTCATCCACTAGTCCATCttaattcacattttttatatGCACATATTGAATATTTTTCTACGGCATCCCTTGTAGCTTATGTCTCTACCTGTTACTAGATTTGTGCTCactttaaaatgaaagtaagtATCTCATGGACTTGGGAGTGAAAAAAGTGGCATGAATGTGATAAATGCTTTAACCTTACCCACCCGCCACCATAAACCTTAAGAAGCTGCCGGGTCTAGCGGAATTATTAGAGATTAGTAAAAGCCACGTGAAAAATATCAAGCCCCCAATTCTCCAACCATGTGCTTGTTAGTGTTAAAATAGCGTCCCAAATTACACGATTTACATAAAAATTAGTCTTTTTTCATTGGCACAATCGCAACACTATTTTGACCCGGAAAGTAATGCTGCAATGAATCTAAGCCCAAAAATGATGCTTCAAGTAACATGAGTAACTCTTGCTAACAATAAATAATCAAGAATGAATGATAGCACATAGCAGCGAGTTCTGAATTTGTATATTCTAGTAAACACAGGTATGCATCTGAAAATTTTCCGTATATACAACTCTACTTAATAAAGCTATAAATTGGAGtgttacaaataaaaaaaaaaaggaagaagaaatagaacatttaacttccccataaaagaaagaaagaaagaaagaaagaaaattaacttGACTGTTACACTCCAAAAACATGATCTGATAGACAGAAACTTGAGGATCCGATGGACGATGGAACAAGGCCGGTAAATTTGTGAACTTGAAGCCTCAAAAATCATAATCTATGTCTGTTACATTCTGGGAAGCAGAATGCTTAACTAGCTGTCCATGCTCATTGTACCGATCAAGGTTCTCACAGGGAGCAGGAAAGATGGTCCCTATTACGCGCCCTTGGACAAAGGCACACTGAAAGATATGTTTCTTCTTGTAAGTGAGGCCAACTGACATGTCCCGAAACGTCACATTTCTCACTGGGATCTCTTCGCTGCCATGAATTCGTACTGGCACACGAACACCCTGGCCATGGACGGTGGTGAAACTTATGTCTCTGAGTACAGGAAGTGCACTAGGGTCATATCCATCATCAGGGTGCTCGTTGTAATCTGTCTTAATTACTATTCCAACACGGACGTTATCAAATGTTAGATTCCGGTAAGTAATATGGCGAACAAATCCGCCTCGCCCAGGGGCCGTTTTAATCCTCACGGCACGCCTAGAACCCCATACAAGAAGATTCTCCACAGTCACATTGGACACCCCACCAGACATCTCACTGCCTATTGAAACGCCAGCACTGTTCCATTTCAAAAAAACAAGTCAGATATCTAAATGACAAGAAGCTAACAAAGATGCAGTGATCAAATTTGTAAACACTGCACACACCAAAAGTGATACATTGTAGATAAAGCATGGCCAGATGCAtaaagaaattgtaattcagaAAGACAGATTTATTTACATTTTGGCTCTTAGATTTATGCAGAATAGCAGTCAGACAGCTAGTTGCTATCCAAAAATAGGATGTTGAAAGATATGCCAAAAGTGCAAGTTGCGTGAGTTAAGGATTAACCTGACCACGGAGCGAACAACTAGATTCCGGATCATTATATTCATGGATGGCCTTCCATAAGCAATTCCATACTGATCCCAGCCACTTTTTATTGCAATTGCATCATCTCCTGTACTTATGTAACAGTCCTCTATCAACATGTCCTCACAAGAGTCTGTTCATGCAATAAGAATTTGAAGCTTGTTAATTTGCCATATAACAACAAAGCTAATAGATACAATTAGCATTCTCAGGTTTTGTAACTGGGGAAGGTTAAATTGTTTGCATCTTATTGGACCACTAACAGACAAACATTTTATGCATATTAAAGAAATTCCAtgtcaaaaatccaaaattatcCTTCATGGATTTGGTGACACTTGCAAACAGAGGTCAACTCACTCACTAATCATTAGTTCCCTGACTCAGTTGGAATATATATTGGTCACGAGAAATCATTCAGTTGACCAGAAAATTCAAAGTATTAACAGGATAGAGCTTCTCTACATTAGTGCATCAAATATATCCACAACATAAATGTGGCCTCTTCAAGTTTACTCTTTGCCAACCATCTAGATTAAGCTACCAAAACTATCCTcaaccaacaacaacaaaaccTTATGCCACTAGGTGGAATCAGCTACATTACTATCCTACATTGATGCTTTAAAAAGTGGAAAAACTGTTGATTTTTTTGGAGAAGTGTGAACAGTAAGCGTGGGTGAATAGCTTGGGTTCTTAGGTTGCTTCCCAATGCCCTAGATACCCAGCTCCATCGTATACCATTAGGTGATAAATGCATGCATATTTtcagaaataagtaaattaaTCCTTTAACTTTTTTCTGAGACTCATGTTCCCACTGCCACAAAATAGTCGCATGACAAAAACCCAACAACTATCCACTATTCCTAACAAATCTAATATCATCAATCCTATGTGATCAAGATATGAATAAACATTTGTACTCAGTAAAAATATCACTTGCCAGGATCTATGCCATCAGTATTTGGAGCTTCAGTTACAGGAGCCAATATTGTAACATTTCTTATAGTGATATTTTTGCAGTCATATGGATGAAGTGTCCAAAAAGGAGAGTCGCGTAAAGTAATATCAGCAATGACAATGTCACTAGACCACA is part of the Arachis duranensis cultivar V14167 chromosome 1, aradu.V14167.gnm2.J7QH, whole genome shotgun sequence genome and encodes:
- the LOC107457991 gene encoding probable polygalacturonase; the encoded protein is MMVDTSTLGRFHHQRLEFKRCLPAIITSHRTLFTVLWIAAFASVFIWQRNVVVGGFFLFGRTLPPRPIPKLRPVAFNLTDFGGVGDGVTLNTEAFERAVSAISKLGKKGGGQLNVPPGRWLTAPFNLTSHMTLFVAQDAVILGLDDEKYWPLMPPLPSYGYGREHPGPRYGSLIHGQNLKDIVITGHNGTINGQGQTWWKKYRQKRLNHTRGPLVQIMWSSDIVIADITLRDSPFWTLHPYDCKNITIRNVTILAPVTEAPNTDGIDPDSCEDMLIEDCYISTGDDAIAIKSGWDQYGIAYGRPSMNIMIRNLVVRSVVSAGVSIGSEMSGGVSNVTVENLLVWGSRRAVRIKTAPGRGGFVRHITYRNLTFDNVRVGIVIKTDYNEHPDDGYDPSALPVLRDISFTTVHGQGVRVPVRIHGSEEIPVRNVTFRDMSVGLTYKKKHIFQCAFVQGRVIGTIFPAPCENLDRYNEHGQLVKHSASQNVTDIDYDF